In Desulfofundulus kuznetsovii DSM 6115, the following are encoded in one genomic region:
- the ytxC gene encoding putative sporulation protein YtxC: MTDISIGTARHIDLIKFRLGREMKNLEKEGLKVSLKESSAGRFNFVSCQVMPGGGQRGDIQAIFRHHIARSLSDLILGQWQQLLLKDMIRENYYYFNEEERQNIFKYALGHLGYGKGGQKAVYQRLFKKKVMDKILDFLRQNNQIIVEGFIRFRLKDYVEELEQAVERAVDDFLMEREYQEFIQLLKYFVEIQESRVELVHVLRLPGGAFRLLDEQKQVLRVDYLENLFMDLTDGEINYEDMLISTLITLAPKHIVIHNKDSGQKNTVMETINLVFWGRVRECTGCPLCQKK; encoded by the coding sequence ATGACCGATATCTCCATCGGGACGGCCCGGCATATAGATCTCATTAAGTTCCGGTTGGGGCGGGAAATGAAAAATTTAGAAAAAGAGGGGCTAAAGGTAAGTTTGAAAGAAAGCTCGGCCGGCAGGTTTAACTTTGTATCCTGTCAGGTAATGCCCGGTGGAGGGCAAAGGGGAGACATTCAGGCCATTTTTCGCCACCATATCGCCCGCTCTCTCTCCGATTTAATTTTGGGACAGTGGCAACAGTTGCTGCTCAAAGACATGATCAGGGAGAACTATTATTATTTTAACGAGGAGGAGCGGCAAAACATTTTCAAGTATGCCCTTGGTCACCTGGGTTACGGCAAGGGCGGTCAAAAAGCGGTTTACCAGCGCCTGTTTAAGAAGAAGGTTATGGATAAGATTTTAGATTTTTTGCGGCAAAACAACCAGATCATCGTAGAGGGCTTTATCCGTTTCCGGCTGAAGGATTACGTGGAAGAATTGGAGCAGGCCGTGGAAAGGGCAGTGGACGACTTCCTGATGGAGAGGGAGTATCAGGAATTTATCCAGCTGCTTAAATATTTTGTGGAAATTCAGGAATCCCGTGTGGAACTGGTGCATGTGCTCAGGCTGCCCGGTGGGGCGTTTAGACTTTTAGACGAGCAAAAACAGGTTCTCAGGGTAGACTACCTGGAAAATTTGTTTATGGATTTAACCGACGGGGAAATTAATTATGAGGACATGCTGATCAGCACCTTGATTACCCTGGCGCCCAAACATATTGTTATTCACAATAAGGATTCCGGGCAAAAAAATACCGTCATGGAAACGATCAACCTTGTCTTTTGGGGCCGGGTACGGGAATGTACCGGTTGCCCCTTATGTCAAAAAAAATAG
- a CDS encoding DUF445 domain-containing protein: MHWTQAVLLPVVGALIGWLTNWLAVRLIFRPYKPVRMLGYTIQGVVPKRRGELARVIGKVIEEQLLPKERLLNYLRSEQLNEDLISSVNTAVRVRVMDRLPGFLPLSLRRIISDALAEQIRRELPPLVEGLIDRFGEKLKVDFCLSEVVEEQVNSFSLEQLEKIITSVASRELKHIEILGGFLGFMIGLLQVGIFWFYR; the protein is encoded by the coding sequence TTGCACTGGACGCAGGCCGTGCTGTTGCCGGTAGTAGGGGCGCTGATCGGGTGGCTGACCAACTGGCTGGCGGTACGGCTGATTTTTCGTCCCTACAAACCAGTTCGTATGCTTGGTTACACCATCCAGGGGGTAGTGCCCAAAAGGCGTGGTGAGCTGGCCAGGGTTATCGGCAAGGTAATTGAGGAGCAACTGCTTCCCAAGGAACGACTCCTCAACTACCTGCGCTCAGAACAATTAAACGAGGACCTGATCTCTTCCGTGAATACGGCAGTCCGTGTCCGGGTGATGGACAGGTTGCCCGGTTTCTTACCCCTGTCCCTGCGGCGAATTATTTCTGATGCCCTGGCTGAACAGATCAGAAGGGAATTGCCACCCCTGGTTGAGGGACTGATAGACCGTTTTGGGGAAAAGCTGAAAGTAGATTTTTGTTTATCGGAGGTAGTGGAGGAACAGGTTAACAGTTTTTCCCTGGAGCAACTGGAAAAAATCATCACCTCCGTCGCTTCCCGGGAGCTAAAACATATCGAAATTCTGGGAGGATTTTTGGGTTTTATGATTGGCCTTTTGCAGGTGGGCATTTTTTGGTTTTATAGATAG
- the thrS gene encoding threonine--tRNA ligase produces MVKVTLKDGSVREYEPGTPLVRIAQDISPCLGREALVAAVDGRLVDLSYPLHRDAAVEFYTFEDEPGRDAFRHSAAHVMAQAVKRLFPEVKLAIGPAIAGGFYYDFDAEKPFTPADLEKIEREMQAIVKEDLPFKRVEVSREEALERFSAAGEKYKVELINELPEDAVISYYQQGEFVDLCAGPHIPSTGRLKAFKLTSVAGAYWRGDERNKMLQRIYGTAFPKKSQLEEYLFRIEEAKRRDHRKLGAELDLFSIQEEGPGFPFFHPKGMVLRNQLEQFWREEHYKRGYQEIRTPIILNRSLWERSGHWEHYRENMYFTRIDDVEYAIKPMNCPGGILVYKSRLHSYRELPIRLAELGLVHRHELSGVLHGLMRVRCFTQDDAHIFMLPSQIREEIIGVIDLVDYFYGIFGFNYKVELSTRPEKSMGSDEIWEMATTALEEALKARGMKYKVNEGDGAFYGPKIDFHLEDCLGRTWQCGTIQLDFLMPEKFDLTYVGEDGQKHRPVMIHRVVFGSIERFIGILTEHFAGAFPTWLAPVQVRVLPIADRHADYARQVVERLEKENVRVELDARNEKVNYKIREAQAQKIPYMLVVGDREAREGTVAVRHRTRGDEGTQPLEEFVARILEEIRTKAIG; encoded by the coding sequence ATGGTCAAGGTAACCTTAAAAGATGGTTCCGTGCGGGAATACGAACCCGGTACTCCTTTGGTGCGCATAGCACAGGACATCAGCCCCTGCCTGGGCAGGGAAGCCCTGGTGGCGGCGGTGGACGGGCGGCTGGTGGACTTGAGTTACCCTCTACACAGGGATGCCGCCGTTGAGTTCTACACCTTTGAAGATGAACCGGGGCGGGATGCTTTCCGCCACAGCGCCGCCCACGTCATGGCCCAGGCCGTGAAGCGTCTCTTCCCGGAAGTCAAGCTGGCCATCGGCCCGGCCATTGCCGGGGGGTTTTATTATGACTTTGATGCGGAAAAGCCCTTCACGCCTGCGGACCTGGAGAAAATTGAAAGGGAAATGCAGGCCATTGTGAAGGAAGATCTTCCCTTTAAAAGGGTTGAAGTGTCCCGGGAGGAGGCGCTGGAGCGGTTTTCCGCCGCCGGGGAAAAATACAAGGTGGAGCTTATCAATGAGCTGCCGGAAGATGCGGTGATTTCTTATTACCAGCAGGGGGAATTCGTGGACCTGTGCGCCGGTCCCCACATTCCTTCCACCGGCCGGCTGAAAGCCTTCAAGCTCACTTCCGTGGCTGGGGCTTACTGGCGGGGCGATGAAAGAAACAAGATGCTCCAGCGCATTTACGGCACCGCTTTTCCCAAGAAGTCCCAGCTGGAAGAATACCTTTTCCGGATTGAAGAGGCCAAACGCCGGGACCACCGGAAGCTGGGTGCGGAACTGGACCTGTTCAGCATCCAGGAGGAAGGACCGGGCTTTCCCTTTTTCCATCCCAAGGGCATGGTCCTGCGCAACCAGCTGGAACAATTCTGGCGGGAAGAGCACTACAAGCGGGGCTACCAGGAAATCCGCACGCCGATTATCTTAAACCGGTCCCTGTGGGAAAGGTCGGGGCACTGGGAGCACTACCGGGAAAACATGTACTTCACCCGCATCGATGACGTGGAATACGCCATCAAGCCCATGAACTGCCCGGGCGGCATCCTGGTGTACAAGAGCCGCCTGCACAGCTACCGGGAACTGCCCATTCGCCTGGCGGAACTGGGCCTGGTGCACCGACATGAGCTTTCCGGGGTGCTCCATGGGCTCATGCGGGTGCGCTGCTTTACCCAGGACGACGCCCACATCTTCATGCTGCCCTCCCAGATCCGGGAAGAGATCATCGGGGTCATTGACCTGGTGGATTATTTCTACGGCATCTTTGGTTTCAACTATAAGGTGGAACTTTCCACCCGTCCCGAAAAGTCCATGGGCTCGGACGAAATCTGGGAGATGGCCACCACCGCCTTAGAGGAGGCCTTGAAGGCCAGGGGGATGAAGTATAAAGTAAATGAAGGGGACGGGGCCTTTTACGGGCCGAAGATTGACTTCCACCTGGAGGATTGCCTGGGGCGCACCTGGCAGTGCGGCACCATTCAGCTGGATTTCCTCATGCCCGAGAAGTTTGACCTCACCTATGTGGGCGAGGACGGCCAGAAGCACCGCCCCGTGATGATCCACCGGGTGGTGTTCGGCAGCATTGAACGTTTTATCGGCATCCTGACCGAGCATTTTGCCGGCGCCTTTCCCACCTGGCTGGCCCCGGTCCAGGTCAGGGTTCTGCCCATTGCCGACCGCCATGCCGATTACGCCCGTCAGGTGGTGGAGCGGCTGGAAAAGGAAAATGTCAGGGTAGAGCTGGACGCCCGCAATGAAAAGGTGAATTACAAAATCCGCGAGGCCCAGGCACAAAAAATACCCTATATGCTGGTGGTGGGTGACAGGGAGGCCCGGGAAGGCACTGTGGCGGTTCGCCACCGCACCCGGGGCGACGAGGGGACCCAGCCCCTGGAGGAATTTGTCGCCCGCATTCTGGAGGAAATCCGCACTAAAGCTATTGGTTAG
- the infC gene encoding translation initiation factor IF-3, with protein MTKNFRVNEEIRAREVRVVDPSGNQLGIMPVREALRLAEERQLDLVEIAPQAKPPVCRLMDYGKYKYEQSKREKEAKKRQRIINIKEVKLRPSIEEHDFQVKARNAARFLKEGDKVKATIMFRGREIMHTQLGHQLLLRLAEQVKDLSIIERQPKLEGKNMVMILAPRQDIKPENKQESKQETKQEIQQEVNQEYQE; from the coding sequence ATTACCAAAAACTTCCGGGTAAATGAGGAGATTCGGGCCAGGGAAGTAAGGGTGGTCGACCCATCGGGCAACCAACTGGGGATTATGCCCGTGCGGGAAGCCCTGCGGCTGGCAGAGGAACGGCAGCTGGATCTGGTGGAAATTGCCCCCCAGGCCAAACCTCCGGTTTGCCGGCTCATGGATTACGGCAAGTATAAGTATGAGCAGAGCAAGCGGGAAAAAGAGGCCAAGAAAAGGCAGCGTATCATAAACATCAAGGAAGTCAAGCTGCGGCCGAGCATCGAGGAACACGACTTTCAGGTCAAGGCCAGGAATGCAGCCCGGTTTTTAAAAGAGGGCGACAAAGTAAAGGCTACCATTATGTTCCGCGGCCGGGAAATTATGCATACCCAGCTCGGGCACCAGCTTTTATTGCGCCTGGCCGAACAGGTTAAGGACTTATCCATTATTGAAAGACAGCCCAAGCTCGAAGGAAAAAATATGGTCATGATCCTGGCCCCGCGGCAGGATATAAAACCGGAAAATAAACAGGAAAGCAAGCAGGAAACTAAACAGGAAATTCAGCAAGAAGTTAATCAGGAATATCAGGAATAG
- the rpmI gene encoding 50S ribosomal protein L35, with product MPKIKTHRGAAKRFKKTGTGKVKRMHAFHSHLLGKKSARRKRRLAQTALVSAADMRRLKRLLPY from the coding sequence TTGCCCAAGATCAAGACACATCGTGGTGCAGCCAAACGGTTCAAAAAGACCGGCACCGGCAAAGTAAAGCGCATGCATGCCTTTCACAGTCACCTGCTGGGTAAAAAGAGTGCCCGGCGCAAGCGCCGGCTGGCTCAGACTGCCCTGGTCAGCGCCGCGGATATGAGGAGGCTTAAGAGGCTACTTCCCTACTAA
- the rplT gene encoding 50S ribosomal protein L20, giving the protein MPRAKSSVVSRKRHKKILKLARGYRGAKSKLYRIARQQVMKSLAYAYRDRRARKRDFRKLWIARINAAARMNGITYSRLMNGLRKAGVEINRKMLADLAVNDARAFGKLVEVAKSKVGS; this is encoded by the coding sequence ATGCCACGCGCCAAAAGCAGTGTGGTATCCCGTAAAAGACATAAAAAAATTCTTAAACTGGCCCGGGGGTACCGGGGGGCGAAAAGCAAGCTTTACCGGATAGCCCGGCAGCAGGTCATGAAGTCCCTGGCTTATGCCTACCGCGACCGGCGGGCCAGAAAGCGGGATTTCCGCAAGTTGTGGATAGCCCGCATTAATGCTGCCGCCCGGATGAATGGCATCACTTACAGCCGTTTGATGAACGGCCTGCGCAAGGCCGGAGTGGAAATCAACCGCAAAATGCTGGCCGACCTGGCCGTTAACGATGCCCGGGCCTTCGGGAAGCTGGTGGAAGTGGCCAAATCAAAGGTGGGCTCTTAA
- a CDS encoding TrkH family potassium uptake protein, protein MGIRRKMVRVDTKKGFPLKLSPPQVLVLGFATLILVGALVLMLPVSSRSGQVTDFLTALFTATSAVCVTGLVVVDTGTYWSTFGQAVILALIQIGGLGFMSMATFFFILMGRRIGLKERLIIQESLNQLRVAGVVRLVRAVLLFTVLTEGFFAVILSLRFYFDYGFPRCLWLGLFHAVSAFNNAGFDLLGGFRSLTGYVSDPVVNLSVTTLIILGGLGFATVMELYNYPRTRRLSVHSKLVLRVTGGLILCGTLLFGLLEWGHILRDLPLSGKIFASYFQAVTPRTAGFNTVDIGHLNAATQFLIIILMFIGASPGSTGGGIKTTTFALLGITLWSLSEGKEDVEVFRRRIPPWQVYKALSVALWAILLIIMITLLLSITESSNFLAILFETVSAFGTVGLSMGLTPELTPLGRVAIIFTMFAGRLGPLTLAYAFAQRRRKTTIRYPEEKIMVG, encoded by the coding sequence TTGGGCATCAGGCGCAAAATGGTCCGGGTGGATACTAAAAAGGGGTTTCCGTTGAAGCTCAGCCCGCCCCAGGTGCTGGTGCTGGGATTCGCCACGCTGATTCTGGTCGGCGCCCTTGTTCTCATGCTGCCGGTATCCAGCCGTTCGGGTCAGGTAACGGATTTTCTCACCGCCCTGTTTACCGCCACCTCGGCGGTGTGCGTCACCGGTCTGGTGGTGGTGGATACGGGCACTTACTGGTCTACCTTCGGGCAGGCGGTGATCCTGGCCCTGATTCAAATTGGCGGGCTCGGGTTCATGAGTATGGCCACCTTCTTTTTTATCCTCATGGGCAGGCGCATCGGTCTCAAGGAGCGCCTGATCATTCAAGAATCCTTAAACCAGCTGCGGGTGGCCGGGGTGGTCCGGCTGGTGCGGGCCGTTTTGCTATTTACCGTGCTCACCGAAGGATTTTTTGCTGTAATTTTATCCCTGCGGTTTTACTTTGATTACGGTTTCCCCCGCTGCCTGTGGCTGGGCCTGTTCCATGCCGTTTCGGCTTTTAACAACGCCGGTTTTGATCTGCTGGGGGGTTTCAGAAGCCTTACCGGGTATGTAAGTGATCCGGTGGTTAACCTGTCCGTGACCACTCTGATTATTTTGGGTGGGCTGGGTTTTGCTACGGTCATGGAACTCTACAACTACCCGCGCACCCGGCGTCTTTCGGTGCATAGCAAGCTTGTCCTGCGGGTAACGGGAGGGCTCATTCTCTGCGGTACCCTGCTCTTTGGCCTGCTGGAGTGGGGGCATATCCTGCGTGATCTACCTTTGTCGGGGAAAATTTTCGCCTCTTATTTCCAGGCCGTTACCCCCCGTACGGCCGGCTTTAACACCGTGGACATCGGACATTTAAATGCAGCCACCCAGTTTCTCATAATTATATTGATGTTTATAGGGGCCTCTCCCGGTTCCACCGGCGGAGGGATCAAAACCACCACTTTTGCCCTTCTGGGAATTACCCTCTGGTCTTTAAGCGAGGGAAAGGAGGATGTGGAGGTTTTCCGCCGGCGCATCCCCCCGTGGCAGGTTTACAAGGCACTTTCGGTCGCCTTATGGGCCATTTTGTTGATCATTATGATAACCCTGCTTTTGAGCATTACCGAAAGTTCCAACTTCCTGGCCATCCTGTTTGAAACCGTTTCCGCCTTTGGTACCGTCGGCTTAAGCATGGGCCTGACTCCCGAACTGACTCCCCTGGGCCGGGTGGCCATTATTTTTACCATGTTTGCCGGCCGCCTGGGTCCCCTGACCCTGGCCTATGCCTTTGCCCAGCGCCGACGCAAGACGACTATTCGATATCCCGAAGAAAAAATTATGGTGGGGTAG
- a CDS encoding potassium channel family protein: MKQFAVIGLGRFGSSVARTLARMGYDVLAVDTNEERVNAITDEVTYAVCVDAMDEQALKSLGLRNFDVVIVAIGQEVQSSILVTVMLKEMGVPRVVAKAVTELHGKVLQRVGADMVVFPERDMGVRVAHALVSKNILDQINLSPDYSIIELVAPPEFVGKTLQESAMRREYGVTVLAIRRGEEIIISPGAKQVINEGDILVVVGRNDKLRTLGG; the protein is encoded by the coding sequence ATGAAACAATTTGCCGTTATCGGGCTGGGGCGGTTTGGTTCCAGCGTGGCCAGGACCCTTGCCCGCATGGGTTATGACGTCCTGGCGGTGGACACCAACGAAGAGCGGGTAAATGCCATTACAGACGAGGTTACCTATGCCGTCTGTGTGGATGCCATGGATGAGCAGGCGCTGAAATCCCTGGGCCTGCGCAATTTTGATGTGGTCATCGTGGCCATCGGCCAGGAAGTACAGTCCAGCATTCTGGTTACCGTTATGCTCAAGGAAATGGGTGTTCCCCGGGTGGTGGCCAAGGCAGTTACCGAACTTCACGGCAAAGTGTTACAAAGGGTGGGGGCTGATATGGTGGTCTTCCCCGAGCGGGATATGGGGGTGCGGGTGGCCCATGCCCTGGTCTCCAAAAATATCCTGGACCAGATCAATCTTTCTCCTGATTACAGCATTATTGAGCTTGTGGCTCCCCCCGAGTTTGTGGGCAAAACCCTGCAGGAATCGGCCATGCGCAGGGAATACGGTGTTACGGTCCTGGCCATCCGTCGCGGCGAGGAGATTATCATTTCCCCCGGCGCCAAGCAGGTCATTAATGAAGGTGATATCCTGGTGGTCGTGGGGCGCAACGATAAGCTGAGAACCCTCGGGGGCTAA